The stretch of DNA CCAATAAGACACACACAGCAGCGCCGGCAAATGCCGGCGCTCTTTTGCGTATACCCAGCAAGGGACACACGCTAAAGACTAAATGTGCGGAAACCTGACATGGTACAACTGAACAATACCTGCATACGATCTGACACGACATCCTTTTTAACCTAAAAGCTGCACAATTTGTAAAAGGGTCGTAATCTTGATTGCCAGCAACTATAATATTTCATTATATGAAAAATTCATAATAGTGAAGTAATCGACCTTTCGCACATTACATTTATCTTTGATCCATTCTTACCGAACTCCATCCCGGAAAAAGAGTGCGGTTTCATCAGACCGGGGAAATGATCGTCCACCAAAAGCCTTGTTATATATATTGACATGAGGATTCGAGTTTACGTATTATGAAAATGTGATTGAATATTTTTATAAATACTGTCTTAATAAAAAGTATGATTTATTACTACATTTCAATTATTGAAAGGAGTCGGGCTCATGTCTAAACTTGATCCACTGCCCGGTCTGTCTCCGTATCCGCTGCACCATTTTTATGATGAAATGTTCGCTAGCGAACGCAGCGTCCGCCCTCATTATAAGCATGTTAACCACATGTTTGCCAGAATGAGTCCCGAAGAGCTGCAGGCCAAACAACATTTGATGCAGCGTCGCATGATGGAGGAGGGCATTACCTTTACACTGTACAACCCGGCTCAAGACCAACCCATGGAACGGACAATCCCCTTCGATATGATTCCGCGGATTATCCCTAAGGATGAGTGGGGGAAGCTTGAGGCAGGAATTATTCAGCGCGTGACGGCGCTTAATCTGTTCGTCCATGATATTTATCACGAACAATATATTATTAAGGACGGCATCGTGCCTCGCAAGATGGTCATCTCCAATTGTTATTTCCGTCCGGAAATGGCAGGACTTCGCGTTCCTGGCGGAGCCTACATTACGACTTCGGGAATCGATCTGATCCGGCATCACGACGGGAATTATTATGTACTGGAGGATAACCTGCGTACGCCGTCCGGTTTTTCCTACCTATTTAAAGGAAGATCGCTGATGAACCAACTGTTCCCCGAGCTCTCTTTCTCCAGCTCCATTCGGGATGTGGAACACAGCATCAACCGCTTTTTATCGGTTCTTCGCAGCCTTTCACCTTCGCGTACGGCAGATCCGGTTATTGCTCTTCTGACCCCGGGCCAATACAACTCCGCATACTATGAGCACGCCTTCCTCGCCCAGCAAATGGGCGTTCACCTCGTAGAGGGACGTGATTTGGTCGTTCAGGATCATAAATTATTTTTACGGGAAATGAATGGACTTAAGCGGGTGGACGTGCTGTACCGCCGGCTTGACGACGACTATATCGATCCGCTCGCCTTTGATCCCAACTCACTGCTTGGCGTACCGGGACTTATGAATGCTTATAGAGCCGGCAATGTGGCCATCGCCAATGCGCCGGGAACCGGAGTCGCCGACGATAAGGCCATGTATGTATATGTGCCTGATATGATCCGCTATTATCTGAATGAGGAACCGATTTTAAATAATGTTCCTACTTATCTGCTTTCCAAACCGGATGACCGGAAGTATGTGCTTGATAATCTGGCTGAAATGGTCGTCAAGGAAACCTCGTTGTCCGGAGGATACGGTATGCTGATCGGAAGCGAGGCAAGCAAGGAGGAGCAGGATAATTTCCGGCTCAAAATTGTTGCCGAACCGGATCGCTACATAGCTCAGCCGATCATGTCTCTGTCAAGAGCGCCGATACTTTCAGAAGGTATGATGAGTCCGCGGCATATTGATTTGAGAGCTTTTGTGCTAATGGGTGCGGACCGCAAGCCGCATGTCATTCCGGGAGGGCTGACGCGCGTGGCGATGAGGGAAGGCTCACTGGTAGTAAACTCCTCTCAAGGCGGCGGTGTTAAGGATACCTGGGTAATGTCCTAGAGAATTGGTTTAATAAGACAAAAAGAGCAACAATATAGGACGAGGGAGTGACGGTAGATGCTGAATCGAAATGCGGAAGCTTTGTTTTGGATTGGCCGTTATATGGAAAGAGCGGAGAATCATGCCAGACTGATTGATGTTCATTATCATATTCAGCAGGAAGAGGACTTTCAGGAAGAAGGGCATAAATGGTCGAGGCTGATCGATGCGATCGGCGCCAGAAATGAATACTTGCAGCAATTTGAAAGTTTTTCTGAGCCGGACGTGTTATCTTTTATTACACTTGATCTCGGCAATGCGAATTCCCTGTTCTCGTGCGTGCATCAGGCACGCAATAATTTGCGAACCCTGCGCCAGCAGCTGCCAAGCGAGCTGTGGGATATCGCCAACAGCTTCAACTTATGGCTCGGCGACCGGTCCGTTGCGGACATAATGAAAAGCCCTCATCAGTTCTATCAACAGATCAAGGAACGGACGGCTATGTTCCTGGGCGCTGAGCAGTCAGTCATGCTGCGTGGCAATGAGTGGCGGTTTATTGAAAGCGGACGATTCCTGGAAAGAGCGGAGAACACCGTCCGAATTCTGCAATCGGTAACCTTGTCCTGCCGGGATAAGGATGATACCTCTATTTATACCCAGCTTCAGGCCGTATTGAAATCGGTCAGCGGATATCAAGCGTTCCGTAGATATTTTGCGGATGCGGTATCCCCGGAATGCATTCTGGAGTTTCTGATTACGAATGCTGCATTTCCGCGTTCTGTCCGTTTTGCTTCTCATGAACTCGAACACCATCTGTCGAATATCGAAATTGATTTCTCCGACGGGGGCGAAGGCTATGAACGGGTTATCCGCCAGGCAGGAAAGATTAGAGCCGAGCTTGATTACATGGAGAAGGAAGACATAGCCGGGGAACTGGTGGATCAGGTGCTGGAGTCGCTCAAGTCTTCCTGCCTGAAGCTGGGACGAACGATGGAAGCCGCCTTTTTTCGTCAAGAAGGGATTAGGATATGAAAATTCAAATCAATCATACGACCCGGTATACTTATACGGAGCCCGTGACGGACAGTGTCAATGAGATCCGGCTGACTCCGCGGACCAATTACAGGCAATCCTGTTTTCATCATGAGGTGGAAATCTTCCCGCCGGCCAACCTGCTTACTTACGAGGATTTTTTCGGAAACCGGGTTCACGCTTACTCAGTTAACAAACCGCATACGGAGATGGTCATTCATACCCGTGCTACCGTCGTAACGGTGGACAAGGCCCAAGGCGCCGATTTGCCGAGGCTGCCATTGGAGGAGCAGATCGAACTGATGAAGGAAGAGGATTTTCAGAACCGGTATACCGAGTATATTCTGCCTACGCGTTATACGGAGGTTACGCCGGAGCTGATGGAATTCGCCTCCCAGCATCCTTTTGACGAAGCTGAAGATTTATATGAATGGACCCGGAAGCTCTCCACTACCATTTATGAACAGTTCACTTATGATCCCGGGGCGACAAGCGTCAACACGACGGTCAAAAAAGCGCTGAAACTCAAACGGGGCGTGTGTCAGGACTATGCCCATCTGATGATCGCGGTCTGCCGCAGCGTCGGACTTCCGTCAAGATATGTGAGCGGTTATCACTACGTGAGCGATCTTCAGGGCGGCAACGCCGATTTCGAGCAGGCTTCCCACGCATGGGTGGAGACGCACATACCGGGTACCGGCTGGCTGGGCTTTGACCCGACCAACGATGTGGAAGTAAACTGGCGTTACGTAAAGCTGGGGCATGGACGCGATTATAAAGATATTGTGCCGGTCAAAGGGGTATACCGCGGAATTCAAGGCCAACTGGAAGTAACGGTGGATGTACAGTTATTGGACAAATAAAAAGGGATAAAACCGCATGGATTGCAGTGTTTGATGCCATAATCAAGGCCGTTTTCGGTTCATAACCGGAGGCGGCTTTTTTGTGCAAAGACATATGTTCACCCGGGTAACCTACGAAAAATGTTCTTGGGGCGCATAGGATTGCAGACCTTCTTTTTTGGAGAAAATATTGGGGTACATCCGCTGAATCCAGGTTCGAGATAGAAATCTTTTTTTGCATGAAATGGTTAGAAAGGGAGACCCTTTGGGTAATCTTGAGACAAAGTCACTTATTACGTGAAAACGGAAGGAGAGACTAAATATGAGCCCTAATACTGGAACAAAACAGCGTTTTGCCGGAAGAACAGCCATAATTACCGGAGCGGGCTCGGGAATCGGCAGAGCTACAGCCATACAGATGGCTAGTGAAGGCGCCAATATCGCATTGTTCGATCTGGTTAACGACCGTACCTCCATTGTAGAGCGGAAGCTTAACAGCATGCGCGAAGGCTGCGCCCTCGCCGTTGATGTGGATACCTCCGATCCGGGTCGGATGGAAGAGGCTGTTCGAAGAACGGTCGAGCATTTCGGCGGGCTGGATATCGTATTCGCCAACGCCGGCATTAACGGGTCCATCGGACCCATTGAAGAATTGAGCATTGAGGACTGGCAGCGAACGCTGTCAGTGAACCTTACGGGGACGTTCCTTTCGTTAAAATACACCATTCCTCACATGAAGAAAAAAGGAAAAGGGAGCATTATTATCACTAGCTCTATCAACGGCAACCGTCGGTTCGCAAGCTTCGGATTTTCGCCCTACAGCACGACGAAGGCCGGGCAGGTGGCTTTTGCCAAAATGGCGGCTCTGGAGCTGGCGAAGTTTAAAGTCAGGGTAAACGTTATTTCTCCGGGGGCTATTGCCACCAATATTGATGAAAGCACCGAGCCCAATGAAGAACTGGAATCGATCATTATCCCGATGGAGTTCCCGGAAGGACAACAGCCCCTGGCCGACGGACCGGGCAAACCGGAAGATGTCGCAAAGCTAGTCTGCTTTCTTGCTTCGGATGAATCGTCTCATATTACCGGAGCGCAGATCGTCATTGATGGCGCCGAGTCGCTGCTGACTTAAGGACGGCATATGAGTGGAAGCGGGACAACGCATATCTATGCTAAAATAAAGCCAGGCGCGTTAGCGCCGGACCATGATAAAGGAGGCGGTGGAAATGGCCGTAATGTCTTGGTTGGCTGAGCAGCGGATTGAAGAGGCGATGCGAAAAGGCGAATTCCGGAATTTGCCGGGCCATGGAAAACCGCTGGAATTGGAAGATATGTCAGGGGTGCCCGAAGAGCTGCGAATGTCGTTCAAGATTATGAAGAATGCCGGACTTCTTCCTGAAGAACTGCAGCTGCGGGCGGAATGTGCGACCCTTGAGAATCTGCTTGCCGCATGTCTTGATGACGGAGCAGAGAAGCGCACACTTGGCCGCAGACTGACGGAAAAGAAACTGCGGCTGGAGGAGCTTCTCCGGCAGCGCGGGCTCGATGGAAGCGCCGCATTCTCGCAATACGGGGAACAAATCCGGATGAGGTTGGATAAAGATTGAATCAGTATGAACCCGGATGCCTTGACGCTTGCTTTAGCAGCGGCAGGGCATTTTTTTTATTTCTCCTGCTGACCCAGTGAGGGATGCAGTCTGCCTAGCATGTCCGGAGTGACGACATTGTCATCCCGGGAGATCCGTTCCAATCGGAAGGATTGGATCAGATCATCCGGTGAGACCTGGAGCGGTTCGGGCAGCAGACCGGCTGCCCAGGCGAGCCAGCCGGTTACGGTCTGAGGTGCCACACCGGCTTCGCGCAGCTCCGCAAGCGTAATTCCTCCATGACGTTTGGCCAACCGCCGTCCGTCACGATCCATGAGGAGCGGGACATGGGCAAACCGCGGCGGCTTCCAGCCCAGCGCTTCGTAGAGCATGAGTTGGCGGGGCGTGGAATCGAGCAGATCGGCTCCGCGAAGCACATCCGTAATGCCCATCAGGGCATCATCTACGACGACGGCAAGCTGATACGAGAAGATGCCGTCGGCTCGCCGCACGATGAAGTCTCCTCCGGCAGCGGCATTGATCCGGCGGTTTCCAGCCACACCGTCGGTAAAAGAAATCTCACCGGATGGCACGGCGAAGCGAAGGGATGGTGTCTTGCTTAAGGAACGGCGCCCGGCTTCCTCGGGAGACAGGTGGCGGCAAGTTCCGGGATACACCGGGCCTTCCGAAGCAAGACCGTGAGGAGCGGCGGCTGCCGCCAGAATATCGTGGCGGCTGCAGTAGCAGGGGTACAGTCTTCCCCCGGCTTTCAACCGGTCCAACGCCGCCTCGTACAGCTTCAGCCGCTCGCTTTGAACATAGGGTCCATAAGGACCGCCGACATCTGGCCCTTCGTCCCAGTCGAGACCGAGCCAGCGAAGATCTTCTACAATATGCCGTGCGTATTCCGGACGGCAGCGGGCCGTGTCAATATCCTCCATGCGGAGCACTAGCTTTCCGTTCCGGCTGCGGATTTGCAGCCAAGCCATCAGAGCGGCCAGGGCGTTGCCGATATGAATGTTGCCGGATGGCGAGGGGGCGAAGCGGCCGCGAACGCTGCCGGCCGGATCAATATCAGTGAACAAGGGAGAACCCTCCTTGAGAACCGGTTAAAGTATTACTTGCGAAAGCGGGAAGTTTTTCAGAGACCAAGAGCCAGACCTATGCGTTATTCACCGCTCTTGAATTTTTCCAGCGTTTCGCCCATGATTACAATAACTGAACCGTGTCTTTCTTACTCAATATTTCATTGTAATTCACGGATGAAGCAATTGCCAGCTTAGATGAACATTATTCATTCTTAACTGATATCGGAGCGATCAAATGAGTACACTTCCAATTATGCAGATCATGCCTGAACTTAAAAATATACTTGCGGCCTCCTCTTCCGCTGTCCTTATCGCAGAACCGGGAGCGGGCAAGACAACGATGACGCCGCTCGCGCTGCTGGACGAGCCGTGGATGAAGGGCAAAACGATGCTCATGCTGGAACCCAGACGGCTTGCAGCCAGAGCGGCGGCAGCCTATATGGCGTCCTGTCTCGGCGAACAAGCAGGTCAAACCGTGGGCTACCGGATGCGCATGGACAGCAGGACGGGTCCTAACACGCGC from Paenibacillus sophorae encodes:
- a CDS encoding DnaJ family domain-containing protein, translated to MAVMSWLAEQRIEEAMRKGEFRNLPGHGKPLELEDMSGVPEELRMSFKIMKNAGLLPEELQLRAECATLENLLAACLDDGAEKRTLGRRLTEKKLRLEELLRQRGLDGSAAFSQYGEQIRMRLDKD
- a CDS encoding transglutaminase family protein: MKIQINHTTRYTYTEPVTDSVNEIRLTPRTNYRQSCFHHEVEIFPPANLLTYEDFFGNRVHAYSVNKPHTEMVIHTRATVVTVDKAQGADLPRLPLEEQIELMKEEDFQNRYTEYILPTRYTEVTPELMEFASQHPFDEAEDLYEWTRKLSTTIYEQFTYDPGATSVNTTVKKALKLKRGVCQDYAHLMIAVCRSVGLPSRYVSGYHYVSDLQGGNADFEQASHAWVETHIPGTGWLGFDPTNDVEVNWRYVKLGHGRDYKDIVPVKGVYRGIQGQLEVTVDVQLLDK
- a CDS encoding alpha-E domain-containing protein, with amino-acid sequence MLNRNAEALFWIGRYMERAENHARLIDVHYHIQQEEDFQEEGHKWSRLIDAIGARNEYLQQFESFSEPDVLSFITLDLGNANSLFSCVHQARNNLRTLRQQLPSELWDIANSFNLWLGDRSVADIMKSPHQFYQQIKERTAMFLGAEQSVMLRGNEWRFIESGRFLERAENTVRILQSVTLSCRDKDDTSIYTQLQAVLKSVSGYQAFRRYFADAVSPECILEFLITNAAFPRSVRFASHELEHHLSNIEIDFSDGGEGYERVIRQAGKIRAELDYMEKEDIAGELVDQVLESLKSSCLKLGRTMEAAFFRQEGIRI
- a CDS encoding SDR family oxidoreductase: MSPNTGTKQRFAGRTAIITGAGSGIGRATAIQMASEGANIALFDLVNDRTSIVERKLNSMREGCALAVDVDTSDPGRMEEAVRRTVEHFGGLDIVFANAGINGSIGPIEELSIEDWQRTLSVNLTGTFLSLKYTIPHMKKKGKGSIIITSSINGNRRFASFGFSPYSTTKAGQVAFAKMAALELAKFKVRVNVISPGAIATNIDESTEPNEELESIIIPMEFPEGQQPLADGPGKPEDVAKLVCFLASDESSHITGAQIVIDGAESLLT
- the gluQRS gene encoding tRNA glutamyl-Q(34) synthetase GluQRS, whose amino-acid sequence is MFTDIDPAGSVRGRFAPSPSGNIHIGNALAALMAWLQIRSRNGKLVLRMEDIDTARCRPEYARHIVEDLRWLGLDWDEGPDVGGPYGPYVQSERLKLYEAALDRLKAGGRLYPCYCSRHDILAAAAAPHGLASEGPVYPGTCRHLSPEEAGRRSLSKTPSLRFAVPSGEISFTDGVAGNRRINAAAGGDFIVRRADGIFSYQLAVVVDDALMGITDVLRGADLLDSTPRQLMLYEALGWKPPRFAHVPLLMDRDGRRLAKRHGGITLAELREAGVAPQTVTGWLAWAAGLLPEPLQVSPDDLIQSFRLERISRDDNVVTPDMLGRLHPSLGQQEK
- a CDS encoding circularly permuted type 2 ATP-grasp protein, with protein sequence MSKLDPLPGLSPYPLHHFYDEMFASERSVRPHYKHVNHMFARMSPEELQAKQHLMQRRMMEEGITFTLYNPAQDQPMERTIPFDMIPRIIPKDEWGKLEAGIIQRVTALNLFVHDIYHEQYIIKDGIVPRKMVISNCYFRPEMAGLRVPGGAYITTSGIDLIRHHDGNYYVLEDNLRTPSGFSYLFKGRSLMNQLFPELSFSSSIRDVEHSINRFLSVLRSLSPSRTADPVIALLTPGQYNSAYYEHAFLAQQMGVHLVEGRDLVVQDHKLFLREMNGLKRVDVLYRRLDDDYIDPLAFDPNSLLGVPGLMNAYRAGNVAIANAPGTGVADDKAMYVYVPDMIRYYLNEEPILNNVPTYLLSKPDDRKYVLDNLAEMVVKETSLSGGYGMLIGSEASKEEQDNFRLKIVAEPDRYIAQPIMSLSRAPILSEGMMSPRHIDLRAFVLMGADRKPHVIPGGLTRVAMREGSLVVNSSQGGGVKDTWVMS